Proteins found in one Channa argus isolate prfri chromosome 7, Channa argus male v1.0, whole genome shotgun sequence genomic segment:
- the ncam3 gene encoding neural cell adhesion molecule 1 isoform X3: MMNQSALLKITLLLLAMYGTDAKMDIIMTKQDVLVGEEILMLCKAGAEGVITWKKDGEDFDDEKIFSAVDETSSKLIIKKAKLQDAGRYTCLCDFDSGHHDDTQIMVFVYEGPSFGSTKTYHEFLEGTDGVVPCLVTGKPVVDVQWIRDKQQIPSNEGRRVRQLQDNTLHIEKVKRDDAGTYLCQGQIKGRAIYQQLSISVVVNAPPKVNLKEEGKKVMAESETNVSLLCLVDGLPKPNITWTMPVTFDPSHHQFNSDRSQLTIRSVDRADFGEYVCTATNKIAEDSATIMLHVFEAPEVFVSAEQQRVLAGERVYVSCNVSGHPQPELHWLIKHNGQTVDSPSGRVRVVDNVLIIDEVVPSDGGLYSCIAVSTSGNASRDVAIHTQPGPPHNLTVRPGLASVLFSLKAQPVSGGTPITTFVLQWRQNVSEQWKQVKVPASDPLAIPSLKPYTLYTVRLAAINAVGLGEFSDIHNVLTQGIRGEPDSPVLLVDKMKVEGNSFSIPLKQIDDGGIPLLHFSVQYRQDKEQAEWKKIQLASDADSVFLKDLAFGTDYQLEITAVNANGSSIPTMFNFTIAEQPSSSSSMTKGSVVGIVIMIFLVVFLVVDVTCCYRNRCGLLMSIAVKLFGQKVPGVKRFEEGDGPTNGKTQP, translated from the exons ATGATGAACCAATCAGCTCTTCTGAAAATAACCTTGCTGCTGCTGGCAATGTATGGTACAG ATGCAAAAATGGACATTATTATGACCAAGCAAGACGTGCTTGTGGGAGAAGAGATATTAATGTTGTGTAAAG ctggagcagagggaGTTATAACATGGAAGAAGGATGGTGAAGACTTTGATGATGAAAAAATCTTTTCAGCAGTAGATGAGACCTCTTCAAAATTGATCATTAAGAAGGCTAAATTGCAGGACGCAGGCAGGTATACCTGTCTTTGTGACTTTGACAGCGGACACCACGATGACACTCAAATTATGGTCTTTGTTTATG AGGGTCCATCTTTTGGAAGCACTAAAACCTACCATGAGTTTCTGGAGGGCACAGATGGGGTGGTGCCCTGCCTGGTGACGGGCAAGCCAGTGGTGGATGTTCAATGGATCAGAGACAAGCAACAAATCCCTTCTAATG AGGGAAGACGAGTACGTCAGCTGCAGGACAACACTCTCCATATTGAAAAAGTAAAGAGAGATGATGCTGGGACATATTTGTGTCAAGGCCAGATTAAAGGAAGGGCCATCTATCAGCAGCTCTCCATCTCTGTTGTTGTCAACG CTCCTCCAAAAGTGAACCTTAAGGAAGAGGGGAAGAAAGTGATGGCAGAATCAGAAACCAATGTTTCCTTGCTGTGTCTTGTGGATGGTCTACCAAAACCCAATATCACCTGGACCAT GCCAGTTACGTTTGACCCTTCACATCATCAGTTCAACTCAGACCGCAGCCAGTTGACCATAAGGTCTGTAGACAGAGCCGACTTTGGGGAGTATGTTTGCACCGCCACAAACAAGATAGCTGAAGACAGTGCTACCATCATGCTTCATGTTTTTG AGGCTCCAGAGGTCTTTGtttcagcagagcagcagcgtGTATTAGCGGGTGAGCGTGTTTATGTCTCCTGTAACGTCTCTGGCCATCCACAGCCTGAGCTACACTGGCTCATCAAGCACAATGGACAAACAGTG GACTCTCCATCTGGTCGTGTCCGTGTTGTTGACAATGTGTTGATTATTGATGAGGTAGTGCCCTCTGATGGTGGACTGTACTCCTGCATCGCTGTCAGCACTTCTGGAAATGCATCAAGAGATGTTGCAATACATA CTCAGCCTGGTCCACCTCACAACCTGACAGTCAGACCTGGACTGGCCTCAGTGCTATTCTCTCTTAAAGCCCAACCTGTCAGTGGAGGAACACCGATCACAACTTTTGTCCTGCAATGGAGGCAAAATGTGTCAGAACAGTGGAAGCAGGTCAAAGTACCAGCTTCAG ACCCCCTAGCTATCCCATCTCTCAAGCCATACACATTGTACACGGTGCGTTTAGCTGCCATTAATGCAGTAGGACTGGGAGAGTTCTCAGACATTCACAATGTTCTCACCCAGGGAATCCG AGGTGAACCTGACAGTCCAGTTTTGTTGGTGGACAAGATGAAAGTAGAAGGCAACTCCTTCTCCATTCCTCTAAAACAAATTGATGATGGTGGGATTCCTCTGCTGCACTTCAGTGTACAATACAGACAG GACAAAGAACAAGCTGAGTGGAAAAAGATCCAGTTGGCATCAGATGCTGACTCTGTCTTTCTAAAAGACTTGGCCTTCGGCACAGACTATCAGCTGGAGATCACAGCAGTCAATGCTAATGGTTCCTCTATCCCAACCATGTTTAACTTCACCATTGCAGAACAACCTT cgagcagcagcagcatgaccAAAGGTAGCGTGGTTGGTATTGTCATCATGATCTTCTTAGTGGTGTTTCTGGTTGTTGACGTCACCTGCTGCTATAGAAATCGCTGTGGCCTGCTCATGTCAATCGCTGTGAAACTCTTTGGACAAAAAGTTCCAGGGGTGAAAAGGTTTGAAGAAGGAGATGGACCAACAAATGG aaaaacacaaccatGA
- the ncam3 gene encoding neural cell adhesion molecule 1 isoform X4 — protein sequence MMNQSALLKITLLLLAMYGTDAKMDIIMTKQDVLVGEEILMLCKAGAEGVITWKKDGEDFDDEKIFSAVDETSSKLIIKKAKLQDAGRYTCLCDFDSGHHDDTQIMVFVYEGPSFGSTKTYHEFLEGTDGVVPCLVTGKPVVDVQWIRDKQQIPSNEGRRVRQLQDNTLHIEKVKRDDAGTYLCQGQIKGRAIYQQLSISVVVNAPPKVNLKEEGKKVMAESETNVSLLCLVDGLPKPNITWTMPVTFDPSHHQFNSDRSQLTIRSVDRADFGEYVCTATNKIAEDSATIMLHVFEAPEVFVSAEQQRVLAGERVYVSCNVSGHPQPELHWLIKHNGQTVDSPSGRVRVVDNVLIIDEVVPSDGGLYSCIAVSTSGNASRDVAIHTQPGPPHNLTVRPGLASVLFSLKAQPVSGGTPITTFVLQWRQNVSEQWKQVKVPASDPLAIPSLKPYTLYTVRLAAINAVGLGEFSDIHNVLTQGIREPDSPVLLVDKMKVEGNSFSIPLKQIDDGGIPLLHFSVQYRQDKEQAEWKKIQLASDADSVFLKDLAFGTDYQLEITAVNANGSSIPTMFNFTIAEQPSSSSSMTKGSVVGIVIMIFLVVFLVVDVTCCYRNRCGLLMSIAVKLFGQKVPGVKRFEEGDGPTNGEVTLKGISTPRGSIQQSGVQTITKEGEQLKEVTCDKAPLTKHEKTQP from the exons ATGATGAACCAATCAGCTCTTCTGAAAATAACCTTGCTGCTGCTGGCAATGTATGGTACAG ATGCAAAAATGGACATTATTATGACCAAGCAAGACGTGCTTGTGGGAGAAGAGATATTAATGTTGTGTAAAG ctggagcagagggaGTTATAACATGGAAGAAGGATGGTGAAGACTTTGATGATGAAAAAATCTTTTCAGCAGTAGATGAGACCTCTTCAAAATTGATCATTAAGAAGGCTAAATTGCAGGACGCAGGCAGGTATACCTGTCTTTGTGACTTTGACAGCGGACACCACGATGACACTCAAATTATGGTCTTTGTTTATG AGGGTCCATCTTTTGGAAGCACTAAAACCTACCATGAGTTTCTGGAGGGCACAGATGGGGTGGTGCCCTGCCTGGTGACGGGCAAGCCAGTGGTGGATGTTCAATGGATCAGAGACAAGCAACAAATCCCTTCTAATG AGGGAAGACGAGTACGTCAGCTGCAGGACAACACTCTCCATATTGAAAAAGTAAAGAGAGATGATGCTGGGACATATTTGTGTCAAGGCCAGATTAAAGGAAGGGCCATCTATCAGCAGCTCTCCATCTCTGTTGTTGTCAACG CTCCTCCAAAAGTGAACCTTAAGGAAGAGGGGAAGAAAGTGATGGCAGAATCAGAAACCAATGTTTCCTTGCTGTGTCTTGTGGATGGTCTACCAAAACCCAATATCACCTGGACCAT GCCAGTTACGTTTGACCCTTCACATCATCAGTTCAACTCAGACCGCAGCCAGTTGACCATAAGGTCTGTAGACAGAGCCGACTTTGGGGAGTATGTTTGCACCGCCACAAACAAGATAGCTGAAGACAGTGCTACCATCATGCTTCATGTTTTTG AGGCTCCAGAGGTCTTTGtttcagcagagcagcagcgtGTATTAGCGGGTGAGCGTGTTTATGTCTCCTGTAACGTCTCTGGCCATCCACAGCCTGAGCTACACTGGCTCATCAAGCACAATGGACAAACAGTG GACTCTCCATCTGGTCGTGTCCGTGTTGTTGACAATGTGTTGATTATTGATGAGGTAGTGCCCTCTGATGGTGGACTGTACTCCTGCATCGCTGTCAGCACTTCTGGAAATGCATCAAGAGATGTTGCAATACATA CTCAGCCTGGTCCACCTCACAACCTGACAGTCAGACCTGGACTGGCCTCAGTGCTATTCTCTCTTAAAGCCCAACCTGTCAGTGGAGGAACACCGATCACAACTTTTGTCCTGCAATGGAGGCAAAATGTGTCAGAACAGTGGAAGCAGGTCAAAGTACCAGCTTCAG ACCCCCTAGCTATCCCATCTCTCAAGCCATACACATTGTACACGGTGCGTTTAGCTGCCATTAATGCAGTAGGACTGGGAGAGTTCTCAGACATTCACAATGTTCTCACCCAGGGAATCC GTGAACCTGACAGTCCAGTTTTGTTGGTGGACAAGATGAAAGTAGAAGGCAACTCCTTCTCCATTCCTCTAAAACAAATTGATGATGGTGGGATTCCTCTGCTGCACTTCAGTGTACAATACAGACAG GACAAAGAACAAGCTGAGTGGAAAAAGATCCAGTTGGCATCAGATGCTGACTCTGTCTTTCTAAAAGACTTGGCCTTCGGCACAGACTATCAGCTGGAGATCACAGCAGTCAATGCTAATGGTTCCTCTATCCCAACCATGTTTAACTTCACCATTGCAGAACAACCTT cgagcagcagcagcatgaccAAAGGTAGCGTGGTTGGTATTGTCATCATGATCTTCTTAGTGGTGTTTCTGGTTGTTGACGTCACCTGCTGCTATAGAAATCGCTGTGGCCTGCTCATGTCAATCGCTGTGAAACTCTTTGGACAAAAAGTTCCAGGGGTGAAAAGGTTTGAAGAAGGAGATGGACCAACAAATGG AGAAGTGACTTTGAAAGGTATATCTACCCCAAGAGGCAGTATACAACAGTCAGGAGTTCAGACAATCACCAAGGAAGGGGAGCAGCTCAAAGAGGTCACCTGTGACAAAGCCCCACTCACCAAACATGA aaaaacacaaccatGA
- the ncam3 gene encoding neural cell adhesion molecule 1 isoform X1: MMNQSALLKITLLLLAMYGTDAKMDIIMTKQDVLVGEEILMLCKAGAEGVITWKKDGEDFDDEKIFSAVDETSSKLIIKKAKLQDAGRYTCLCDFDSGHHDDTQIMVFVYEGPSFGSTKTYHEFLEGTDGVVPCLVTGKPVVDVQWIRDKQQIPSNEGRRVRQLQDNTLHIEKVKRDDAGTYLCQGQIKGRAIYQQLSISVVVNAPPKVNLKEEGKKVMAESETNVSLLCLVDGLPKPNITWTMPVTFDPSHHQFNSDRSQLTIRSVDRADFGEYVCTATNKIAEDSATIMLHVFEAPEVFVSAEQQRVLAGERVYVSCNVSGHPQPELHWLIKHNGQTVDSPSGRVRVVDNVLIIDEVVPSDGGLYSCIAVSTSGNASRDVAIHTQPGPPHNLTVRPGLASVLFSLKAQPVSGGTPITTFVLQWRQNVSEQWKQVKVPASDPLAIPSLKPYTLYTVRLAAINAVGLGEFSDIHNVLTQGIREPDSPVLLVDKMKVEGNSFSIPLKQIDDGGIPLLHFSVQYRQDKEQAEWKKIQLASDADSVFLKDLAFGTDYQLEITAVNANGSSIPTMFNFTIAEQPSSSSSMTKGSVVGIVIMIFLVVFLVVDVTCCYRNRCGLLMSIAVKLFGQKVPGVKRFEEGDGPTNGCREVTLKGISTPRGSIQQSGVQTITKEGEQLKEVTCDKAPLTKHEKTQP; encoded by the exons ATGATGAACCAATCAGCTCTTCTGAAAATAACCTTGCTGCTGCTGGCAATGTATGGTACAG ATGCAAAAATGGACATTATTATGACCAAGCAAGACGTGCTTGTGGGAGAAGAGATATTAATGTTGTGTAAAG ctggagcagagggaGTTATAACATGGAAGAAGGATGGTGAAGACTTTGATGATGAAAAAATCTTTTCAGCAGTAGATGAGACCTCTTCAAAATTGATCATTAAGAAGGCTAAATTGCAGGACGCAGGCAGGTATACCTGTCTTTGTGACTTTGACAGCGGACACCACGATGACACTCAAATTATGGTCTTTGTTTATG AGGGTCCATCTTTTGGAAGCACTAAAACCTACCATGAGTTTCTGGAGGGCACAGATGGGGTGGTGCCCTGCCTGGTGACGGGCAAGCCAGTGGTGGATGTTCAATGGATCAGAGACAAGCAACAAATCCCTTCTAATG AGGGAAGACGAGTACGTCAGCTGCAGGACAACACTCTCCATATTGAAAAAGTAAAGAGAGATGATGCTGGGACATATTTGTGTCAAGGCCAGATTAAAGGAAGGGCCATCTATCAGCAGCTCTCCATCTCTGTTGTTGTCAACG CTCCTCCAAAAGTGAACCTTAAGGAAGAGGGGAAGAAAGTGATGGCAGAATCAGAAACCAATGTTTCCTTGCTGTGTCTTGTGGATGGTCTACCAAAACCCAATATCACCTGGACCAT GCCAGTTACGTTTGACCCTTCACATCATCAGTTCAACTCAGACCGCAGCCAGTTGACCATAAGGTCTGTAGACAGAGCCGACTTTGGGGAGTATGTTTGCACCGCCACAAACAAGATAGCTGAAGACAGTGCTACCATCATGCTTCATGTTTTTG AGGCTCCAGAGGTCTTTGtttcagcagagcagcagcgtGTATTAGCGGGTGAGCGTGTTTATGTCTCCTGTAACGTCTCTGGCCATCCACAGCCTGAGCTACACTGGCTCATCAAGCACAATGGACAAACAGTG GACTCTCCATCTGGTCGTGTCCGTGTTGTTGACAATGTGTTGATTATTGATGAGGTAGTGCCCTCTGATGGTGGACTGTACTCCTGCATCGCTGTCAGCACTTCTGGAAATGCATCAAGAGATGTTGCAATACATA CTCAGCCTGGTCCACCTCACAACCTGACAGTCAGACCTGGACTGGCCTCAGTGCTATTCTCTCTTAAAGCCCAACCTGTCAGTGGAGGAACACCGATCACAACTTTTGTCCTGCAATGGAGGCAAAATGTGTCAGAACAGTGGAAGCAGGTCAAAGTACCAGCTTCAG ACCCCCTAGCTATCCCATCTCTCAAGCCATACACATTGTACACGGTGCGTTTAGCTGCCATTAATGCAGTAGGACTGGGAGAGTTCTCAGACATTCACAATGTTCTCACCCAGGGAATCC GTGAACCTGACAGTCCAGTTTTGTTGGTGGACAAGATGAAAGTAGAAGGCAACTCCTTCTCCATTCCTCTAAAACAAATTGATGATGGTGGGATTCCTCTGCTGCACTTCAGTGTACAATACAGACAG GACAAAGAACAAGCTGAGTGGAAAAAGATCCAGTTGGCATCAGATGCTGACTCTGTCTTTCTAAAAGACTTGGCCTTCGGCACAGACTATCAGCTGGAGATCACAGCAGTCAATGCTAATGGTTCCTCTATCCCAACCATGTTTAACTTCACCATTGCAGAACAACCTT cgagcagcagcagcatgaccAAAGGTAGCGTGGTTGGTATTGTCATCATGATCTTCTTAGTGGTGTTTCTGGTTGTTGACGTCACCTGCTGCTATAGAAATCGCTGTGGCCTGCTCATGTCAATCGCTGTGAAACTCTTTGGACAAAAAGTTCCAGGGGTGAAAAGGTTTGAAGAAGGAGATGGACCAACAAATGG CTGTAGAGAAGTGACTTTGAAAGGTATATCTACCCCAAGAGGCAGTATACAACAGTCAGGAGTTCAGACAATCACCAAGGAAGGGGAGCAGCTCAAAGAGGTCACCTGTGACAAAGCCCCACTCACCAAACATGA aaaaacacaaccatGA
- the ncam3 gene encoding neural cell adhesion molecule 1 isoform X2 has product MDIIMTKQDVLVGEEILMLCKAGAEGVITWKKDGEDFDDEKIFSAVDETSSKLIIKKAKLQDAGRYTCLCDFDSGHHDDTQIMVFVYEGPSFGSTKTYHEFLEGTDGVVPCLVTGKPVVDVQWIRDKQQIPSNEGRRVRQLQDNTLHIEKVKRDDAGTYLCQGQIKGRAIYQQLSISVVVNAPPKVNLKEEGKKVMAESETNVSLLCLVDGLPKPNITWTMPVTFDPSHHQFNSDRSQLTIRSVDRADFGEYVCTATNKIAEDSATIMLHVFEAPEVFVSAEQQRVLAGERVYVSCNVSGHPQPELHWLIKHNGQTVDSPSGRVRVVDNVLIIDEVVPSDGGLYSCIAVSTSGNASRDVAIHTQPGPPHNLTVRPGLASVLFSLKAQPVSGGTPITTFVLQWRQNVSEQWKQVKVPASDPLAIPSLKPYTLYTVRLAAINAVGLGEFSDIHNVLTQGIRGEPDSPVLLVDKMKVEGNSFSIPLKQIDDGGIPLLHFSVQYRQDKEQAEWKKIQLASDADSVFLKDLAFGTDYQLEITAVNANGSSIPTMFNFTIAEQPSSSSSMTKGSVVGIVIMIFLVVFLVVDVTCCYRNRCGLLMSIAVKLFGQKVPGVKRFEEGDGPTNGCREVTLKGISTPRGSIQQSGVQTITKEGEQLKEVTCDKAPLTKHEKTQP; this is encoded by the exons ATGGACATTATTATGACCAAGCAAGACGTGCTTGTGGGAGAAGAGATATTAATGTTGTGTAAAG ctggagcagagggaGTTATAACATGGAAGAAGGATGGTGAAGACTTTGATGATGAAAAAATCTTTTCAGCAGTAGATGAGACCTCTTCAAAATTGATCATTAAGAAGGCTAAATTGCAGGACGCAGGCAGGTATACCTGTCTTTGTGACTTTGACAGCGGACACCACGATGACACTCAAATTATGGTCTTTGTTTATG AGGGTCCATCTTTTGGAAGCACTAAAACCTACCATGAGTTTCTGGAGGGCACAGATGGGGTGGTGCCCTGCCTGGTGACGGGCAAGCCAGTGGTGGATGTTCAATGGATCAGAGACAAGCAACAAATCCCTTCTAATG AGGGAAGACGAGTACGTCAGCTGCAGGACAACACTCTCCATATTGAAAAAGTAAAGAGAGATGATGCTGGGACATATTTGTGTCAAGGCCAGATTAAAGGAAGGGCCATCTATCAGCAGCTCTCCATCTCTGTTGTTGTCAACG CTCCTCCAAAAGTGAACCTTAAGGAAGAGGGGAAGAAAGTGATGGCAGAATCAGAAACCAATGTTTCCTTGCTGTGTCTTGTGGATGGTCTACCAAAACCCAATATCACCTGGACCAT GCCAGTTACGTTTGACCCTTCACATCATCAGTTCAACTCAGACCGCAGCCAGTTGACCATAAGGTCTGTAGACAGAGCCGACTTTGGGGAGTATGTTTGCACCGCCACAAACAAGATAGCTGAAGACAGTGCTACCATCATGCTTCATGTTTTTG AGGCTCCAGAGGTCTTTGtttcagcagagcagcagcgtGTATTAGCGGGTGAGCGTGTTTATGTCTCCTGTAACGTCTCTGGCCATCCACAGCCTGAGCTACACTGGCTCATCAAGCACAATGGACAAACAGTG GACTCTCCATCTGGTCGTGTCCGTGTTGTTGACAATGTGTTGATTATTGATGAGGTAGTGCCCTCTGATGGTGGACTGTACTCCTGCATCGCTGTCAGCACTTCTGGAAATGCATCAAGAGATGTTGCAATACATA CTCAGCCTGGTCCACCTCACAACCTGACAGTCAGACCTGGACTGGCCTCAGTGCTATTCTCTCTTAAAGCCCAACCTGTCAGTGGAGGAACACCGATCACAACTTTTGTCCTGCAATGGAGGCAAAATGTGTCAGAACAGTGGAAGCAGGTCAAAGTACCAGCTTCAG ACCCCCTAGCTATCCCATCTCTCAAGCCATACACATTGTACACGGTGCGTTTAGCTGCCATTAATGCAGTAGGACTGGGAGAGTTCTCAGACATTCACAATGTTCTCACCCAGGGAATCCG AGGTGAACCTGACAGTCCAGTTTTGTTGGTGGACAAGATGAAAGTAGAAGGCAACTCCTTCTCCATTCCTCTAAAACAAATTGATGATGGTGGGATTCCTCTGCTGCACTTCAGTGTACAATACAGACAG GACAAAGAACAAGCTGAGTGGAAAAAGATCCAGTTGGCATCAGATGCTGACTCTGTCTTTCTAAAAGACTTGGCCTTCGGCACAGACTATCAGCTGGAGATCACAGCAGTCAATGCTAATGGTTCCTCTATCCCAACCATGTTTAACTTCACCATTGCAGAACAACCTT cgagcagcagcagcatgaccAAAGGTAGCGTGGTTGGTATTGTCATCATGATCTTCTTAGTGGTGTTTCTGGTTGTTGACGTCACCTGCTGCTATAGAAATCGCTGTGGCCTGCTCATGTCAATCGCTGTGAAACTCTTTGGACAAAAAGTTCCAGGGGTGAAAAGGTTTGAAGAAGGAGATGGACCAACAAATGG CTGTAGAGAAGTGACTTTGAAAGGTATATCTACCCCAAGAGGCAGTATACAACAGTCAGGAGTTCAGACAATCACCAAGGAAGGGGAGCAGCTCAAAGAGGTCACCTGTGACAAAGCCCCACTCACCAAACATGA aaaaacacaaccatGA